One stretch of Lacimicrobium alkaliphilum DNA includes these proteins:
- a CDS encoding late competence development ComFB family protein, with protein sequence MKLDDDIHNYYEHLVLERIEQMGLDKAENQDYLADLCCLTLNQVPPRYIRYEVDMAFYVSPNERHQMEMNVATALTKAKEFLDKKRQE encoded by the coding sequence ATGAAGTTGGACGATGATATCCATAATTACTACGAACACCTGGTACTGGAAAGAATTGAACAAATGGGACTGGATAAAGCAGAAAACCAAGACTATCTCGCCGATCTTTGTTGCCTGACGCTAAATCAGGTACCGCCCAGATATATTCGCTATGAGGTGGACATGGCGTTTTATGTATCCCCTAACGAACGTCATCAGATGGAAATGAATGTGGCCACAGCCTTGACCAAAGCCAAAGAGTTTCTTGACAAAAAACGCCAGGAATAA
- a CDS encoding Lrp/AsnC family transcriptional regulator: MKLDKFDREILRVLQKDATVSMAELSQRVGLSHTPCWRRVKKLESDGIIRRKVTLLDNKRLNLGVNVFIYVTLKNHDEESLNSFEASVQDIPEVVECHTTSGEKDYLLKVVVESIEEYELLLKSKLTHLPSVDHLSSTFALKQVKNTTELPIKQC, translated from the coding sequence ATGAAACTAGATAAATTTGATCGGGAAATACTGCGTGTTTTACAAAAAGACGCCACTGTCTCAATGGCGGAGCTGAGCCAACGGGTTGGCCTGTCTCATACCCCATGCTGGCGCAGGGTAAAGAAGCTGGAAAGTGATGGCATTATTCGTCGCAAGGTCACCCTGCTGGACAATAAAAGGCTCAACCTGGGTGTCAACGTATTTATCTACGTGACCCTGAAAAACCATGATGAGGAATCCCTTAACAGTTTTGAGGCCTCGGTTCAGGATATTCCCGAAGTCGTAGAATGTCACACCACCAGTGGTGAAAAAGATTATCTGCTCAAGGTGGTGGTAGAGAGTATCGAAGAATATGAGCTGTTACTGAAAAGCAAACTGACTCACCTGCCCAGCGTAGACCACCTGAGTTCAACCTTTGCTCTTAAGCAAGTGAAAAACACTACTGAACTGCCGATAAAGCAGTGCTGA
- a CDS encoding TonB-dependent receptor plug domain-containing protein yields the protein MYTRSRLAGAVRTALTLGAATAAFTPVAMAQQEGAESVEKISITGSRIQRVNMVSASPITEITAADIAITGMTRVEDILNDMPALFAAQTGNVANGSTGTATLNLRNLGSTRTLVLVNGRRLPSGSPGAGGIAPDVNQIPASLIERIEVLTGGASATYGSDAVAGVVNFILKDDFEGFNFDYQHSFYQHKNDNGEIQDLVNSYGFDLPTSHVRDGHSNDFSFMVGANTADGRGNVTMYGTFRDIKALTQSERDFSACALGGTSADFSCGGSSTVPWGRITDFATFDYQVEGDQFVPFQDLYNYGPLNYYQRPDERKTMGAIGKYEINEHAEVYAELSYMDDRSVSQIAPSGAFFVTDRIFCGNPFLSAQQVDLLCTQRGLSTDEYSEGTYIGRRNVEGGPRQDDLRHTSMRGVLGVRGIIDDNWSYDVFANHGSVAMVETYRNELSSTNIARALDVLADEDGNPVCRSVVEGYDTACVPWNVFEAGGVTQEALDYLIKPLFARGDTYTTQVSGYVTGDLTEAGVMVPGTSTGVGVVLGAEYRREALKFEPDTGFTSGDGAGQGGPTLGVEGSFSVTEVFGELDIPLLEAKPFAEELTLELAFRHSDYSTDKTTNTYKYALDWGINEDIRFRASFQRAVRAGNIRDLFRAQGIGLFNMSIDPCGIGGSLSLEQCLRTGLTADQYQTPALESPAGQYNFIGGGNPGLDPEVSDTFSFGFALSPSALPGFNMNVDYFDIEVEEAISNIPPATILNLCGTTGDSRYCDLINRGPNGNLWVGSANVVATDINIGFLATSGVDIEATYDFDIGDMGGIKLAMVGTWLDNLENQPLPGAPIDDCVGQWDRSVCGQPTPEWRHNLRASWNTPWDATLTATWRYLGSADEYQGPGEAVGPDNLGSESYLDLAGTWQATENVSFRLGVNNLLDKEPPLIPNSPTGSGNGNTFPGFYDALGRYVFAGVSLTY from the coding sequence ATGTATACAAGATCCAGATTAGCTGGAGCGGTGCGTACAGCACTGACTCTGGGTGCTGCTACTGCAGCTTTCACACCTGTAGCGATGGCTCAGCAAGAAGGCGCGGAATCAGTAGAGAAAATTTCAATTACGGGCTCACGTATCCAACGTGTCAACATGGTTAGCGCCAGCCCCATCACAGAAATCACTGCTGCCGATATCGCCATCACAGGTATGACCCGTGTGGAAGATATCCTCAACGATATGCCTGCGTTGTTCGCAGCTCAGACCGGTAACGTAGCCAATGGTTCAACAGGTACAGCAACGCTGAACCTGCGTAACCTCGGCTCTACCCGTACTCTGGTGCTGGTTAACGGCCGTCGTCTGCCTTCAGGTTCACCGGGTGCCGGTGGTATTGCACCGGATGTAAACCAGATCCCCGCTTCTTTGATTGAGCGTATCGAAGTACTGACCGGTGGTGCATCTGCTACTTACGGTTCTGATGCGGTAGCCGGTGTGGTTAACTTCATCCTTAAAGATGATTTCGAAGGCTTTAACTTCGATTACCAGCACAGCTTCTATCAGCACAAGAATGACAATGGTGAGATTCAGGACCTGGTGAACAGCTATGGTTTCGATCTGCCAACCAGTCATGTCCGTGACGGTCACTCTAATGACTTCTCCTTTATGGTTGGTGCCAATACCGCCGATGGTCGTGGTAATGTGACCATGTACGGTACTTTCCGTGATATCAAAGCCCTGACTCAGTCAGAGCGTGATTTCAGTGCCTGTGCGCTGGGCGGAACCTCTGCCGATTTCAGCTGTGGTGGTTCAAGTACTGTACCATGGGGCCGTATCACTGACTTCGCTACCTTTGATTATCAGGTAGAAGGCGATCAGTTTGTACCGTTCCAGGATCTGTATAACTATGGTCCTCTGAACTACTACCAGCGCCCGGATGAGCGTAAGACTATGGGTGCCATTGGTAAGTATGAAATCAATGAGCATGCCGAAGTTTATGCAGAACTGAGCTACATGGATGACCGCAGTGTTTCTCAGATCGCGCCTTCCGGTGCCTTCTTTGTTACTGACAGAATCTTCTGTGGTAACCCCTTCCTGTCTGCTCAGCAGGTTGACCTGCTGTGTACTCAACGTGGTCTGTCTACCGATGAATACAGTGAAGGCACTTATATTGGTCGTCGTAACGTAGAAGGTGGTCCTCGTCAGGATGACCTGCGTCATACCTCAATGCGCGGTGTGCTCGGTGTACGTGGTATTATCGATGATAACTGGTCTTACGATGTGTTCGCTAACCATGGCTCAGTAGCGATGGTGGAAACATACCGTAATGAACTGTCCAGCACTAACATTGCCCGAGCTCTGGATGTACTGGCAGATGAAGATGGCAACCCGGTTTGTCGTTCAGTGGTCGAAGGCTATGACACGGCTTGTGTGCCCTGGAACGTATTTGAAGCTGGCGGGGTAACCCAGGAAGCGCTGGATTATCTGATCAAGCCGCTGTTCGCCCGTGGTGATACCTACACCACTCAGGTCAGTGGTTATGTGACTGGCGATCTGACCGAAGCTGGCGTGATGGTACCAGGTACTTCTACCGGTGTAGGCGTGGTACTGGGTGCGGAATACCGCCGTGAAGCACTTAAGTTTGAACCTGATACAGGCTTCACCTCAGGTGATGGTGCCGGTCAGGGTGGCCCGACTCTGGGTGTTGAAGGTAGCTTCAGCGTAACTGAAGTCTTCGGTGAGCTGGATATTCCATTACTCGAAGCCAAGCCTTTCGCCGAAGAGCTGACTCTGGAACTGGCGTTCCGTCACTCTGATTACTCCACTGACAAAACCACCAATACTTACAAATACGCACTGGATTGGGGCATTAACGAAGATATTCGTTTCCGCGCCAGCTTCCAGCGTGCGGTACGTGCCGGTAATATCCGTGACCTGTTCCGTGCCCAGGGTATTGGTCTGTTTAATATGAGCATTGACCCTTGTGGTATTGGTGGCAGCCTGAGCCTTGAGCAGTGCCTGCGCACAGGTCTGACTGCAGATCAGTATCAGACTCCTGCGCTGGAGAGCCCGGCTGGTCAGTATAACTTTATTGGCGGTGGTAACCCTGGCCTGGATCCGGAAGTATCTGATACTTTCTCTTTCGGCTTCGCACTCTCGCCCAGCGCATTGCCCGGCTTTAACATGAATGTCGACTACTTCGATATCGAAGTGGAAGAAGCCATCAGCAATATTCCGCCGGCAACCATTCTGAATCTCTGTGGTACCACAGGTGATTCCCGTTACTGTGACCTGATCAATCGTGGTCCTAACGGTAACCTGTGGGTAGGCAGTGCCAATGTTGTAGCCACTGATATCAATATCGGCTTCCTGGCCACCTCTGGTGTGGATATCGAAGCCACTTATGACTTCGATATCGGCGATATGGGCGGCATTAAACTGGCTATGGTTGGTACCTGGTTAGATAACCTTGAAAATCAGCCTCTGCCTGGTGCACCTATTGATGATTGCGTAGGTCAGTGGGATCGTTCAGTCTGTGGTCAGCCTACACCTGAATGGCGCCACAACCTGCGTGCATCTTGGAACACGCCCTGGGATGCGACTCTGACAGCCACCTGGCGTTACCTGGGCTCTGCTGATGAGTATCAGGGGCCTGGTGAAGCAGTTGGTCCTGATAACCTTGGCTCAGAAAGCTACCTGGATCTGGCCGGTACCTGGCAGGCCACTGAAAACGTATCTTTCCGCCTTGGTGTAAACAACCTGCTGGATAAAGAGCCACCTCTTATCCCTAACTCACCAACGGGTTCCGGTAACGGTAACACCTTCCCTGGCTTCTATGATGCTCTGGGACGCTATGTATTCGCTGGTGTAAGTCTGACTTACTAA
- a CDS encoding Leu/Phe/Val dehydrogenase — translation MSVFDHAAYDKHEHVAFYHDVKSGLKAIIAVHNTNLGPSLGGCRMWPYASSAEALTDVLRLSKGMSYKSAMANLKLGGGKSVIIGDPRKHKSADMMLAMGDFVQSLGGKYISAEDSGISVSDLQTMAQRSDYIAGTQAKYRYDGGPADGNPAPSTAYGVFMGLKASVAYGLKSDLNGVSVAIQGLGHVGFRLAEHLHKEGAKLFVTDIYPDNLDKAVEQFGATVVTPDEIFGLDVDVFAPCALGAAINDQTIDQIKARVIAGAANNQLAEERHGQMLMDKGILYAPDYVINAGGVIDIYHQKQGSSAEALRKHIEGIGDTLTEIYQKAAQQGLPTNIEANRIAEQRFLAGA, via the coding sequence ATGTCTGTTTTTGATCACGCAGCCTATGACAAGCACGAGCATGTGGCTTTCTATCATGATGTCAAAAGTGGTCTGAAAGCTATTATCGCCGTTCACAATACTAATCTGGGTCCGTCGCTTGGTGGCTGTCGTATGTGGCCTTACGCCAGCAGTGCAGAAGCGTTGACAGATGTGTTGAGACTTTCTAAGGGCATGTCATACAAATCCGCTATGGCTAATCTGAAGTTAGGTGGTGGCAAATCGGTGATTATCGGTGATCCCCGTAAGCATAAATCGGCCGACATGATGTTAGCCATGGGCGATTTTGTGCAAAGTCTGGGCGGCAAATATATCAGTGCCGAAGACTCAGGAATTTCGGTGAGTGATTTGCAGACCATGGCACAGCGCAGTGATTATATTGCCGGTACCCAGGCGAAGTATCGCTACGATGGTGGTCCGGCTGATGGCAACCCTGCACCTTCTACTGCTTATGGTGTGTTCATGGGCTTGAAAGCCTCGGTTGCTTATGGCCTTAAATCCGATCTCAATGGCGTATCAGTAGCGATTCAGGGGCTCGGACATGTGGGTTTCCGTCTGGCTGAGCATCTGCACAAAGAAGGCGCAAAGCTTTTTGTGACGGATATCTACCCGGATAATCTGGATAAGGCCGTGGAACAGTTTGGGGCTACCGTGGTAACACCAGATGAGATCTTTGGGCTGGATGTGGATGTGTTTGCCCCCTGTGCCCTCGGTGCTGCGATAAATGATCAGACGATCGATCAGATAAAGGCAAGAGTGATTGCCGGAGCTGCCAATAATCAGCTCGCCGAAGAACGCCACGGACAAATGCTGATGGATAAAGGGATCCTGTATGCCCCTGATTATGTGATCAATGCCGGGGGGGTGATCGATATATATCATCAGAAGCAGGGCAGCTCCGCCGAGGCCTTGCGCAAGCATATTGAAGGCATAGGCGATACGCTGACAGAGATTTACCAGAAAGCAGCTCAACAGGGCCTGCCGACTAATATCGAAGCGAACAGAATAGCCGAGCAGCGTTTTTTAGCCGGGGCCTGA
- a CDS encoding fumarylacetoacetate hydrolase family protein, translating into MKLATLRNGTRDGQLVVVSKDLKTAVAVTHIAPTMQSALDNWDTVSMHLQATYHSLSIGQLDDVIAFDPNECESPLPRAYQWADGSAYVNHVELVRKARGAEMPESFWTDPLMYQGGSDDFLGPMEDILMPSDQWGIDFEGEVAVVTGDVPMGVSPQEAGNHVRLLMLVNDVSLRGLIPGELAKGFGFFQSKPSSSFSPVAVTPDELGDYWQDFKVHLPLLSTYNEKPFGKPQAGEDMTFNFGQLISHAAKSRNLSAGSIIGSGTVSNKQGTDHGTSIEEGGVGYSCIAEVRMIETIRDGKPVTEFMKFGDRIRIEMLDEEGESIFGAIDQQVKEYRS; encoded by the coding sequence ATGAAATTAGCAACATTAAGAAACGGAACACGGGACGGACAGTTGGTTGTGGTCAGCAAGGATCTTAAAACCGCTGTCGCTGTGACACATATCGCTCCGACCATGCAGTCTGCGCTGGACAACTGGGATACGGTTTCTATGCATTTACAGGCGACTTACCACTCTCTGAGTATTGGTCAGCTGGATGATGTGATCGCCTTTGATCCCAATGAATGTGAATCCCCTTTGCCCCGTGCGTATCAGTGGGCGGACGGCAGTGCTTATGTAAACCATGTTGAGCTGGTGAGAAAAGCCCGCGGTGCAGAAATGCCGGAGAGCTTCTGGACTGATCCGCTGATGTATCAGGGCGGGTCTGATGATTTTCTTGGCCCCATGGAAGATATTCTGATGCCCAGTGACCAATGGGGTATCGACTTTGAAGGTGAAGTGGCAGTGGTGACAGGTGATGTACCCATGGGCGTGTCACCACAGGAAGCGGGGAACCATGTGCGTCTGCTGATGCTGGTCAACGATGTGTCCCTGCGCGGGCTGATCCCCGGCGAGCTGGCCAAAGGTTTTGGTTTTTTCCAGTCCAAACCCTCTTCATCTTTCTCGCCGGTGGCGGTGACGCCTGATGAGCTGGGTGATTACTGGCAGGACTTTAAAGTCCATTTGCCGTTGTTGTCTACTTACAACGAAAAGCCCTTTGGTAAACCTCAGGCCGGTGAAGATATGACGTTTAACTTCGGTCAGCTGATTTCCCACGCGGCCAAGTCCCGTAACCTGAGCGCCGGCAGCATTATCGGCTCCGGTACCGTATCCAATAAGCAGGGCACGGATCATGGCACCTCCATTGAAGAAGGTGGAGTCGGCTATTCCTGTATCGCCGAAGTGCGGATGATAGAAACGATCCGGGATGGCAAGCCGGTGACCGAATTTATGAAGTTTGGTGATCGTATACGTATTGAAATGCTGGATGAAGAAGGCGAGAGTATTTTCGGTGCCATCGACCAGCAGGTTAAAGAGTACCGCTCGTGA
- a CDS encoding 4a-hydroxytetrahydrobiopterin dehydratase has protein sequence MTDLSQQKCEACRADAPKVSDDELKELMGQIPDWTPMARDGVMQLEREFKFKNFKQAMAFSNKVGELAEAEFHHPSILLEWGKVTVTWWTHAINGLHKNDFICAAKTDALLSD, from the coding sequence ATGACAGATTTATCTCAACAAAAATGTGAAGCCTGTCGCGCCGACGCGCCTAAGGTGTCTGATGATGAGCTTAAAGAGCTGATGGGGCAGATCCCTGACTGGACACCAATGGCCAGAGACGGCGTGATGCAGCTGGAGCGTGAATTCAAGTTCAAAAATTTCAAGCAGGCTATGGCCTTTTCCAACAAGGTTGGAGAATTGGCGGAAGCCGAATTTCACCACCCATCCATACTACTGGAGTGGGGCAAGGTGACAGTCACCTGGTGGACCCACGCCATCAATGGCCTGCACAAGAATGATTTTATCTGTGCAGCCAAGACAGACGCCCTGCTTAGCGACTGA
- the tyrR gene encoding transcriptional regulator TyrR: MRLEISCQDRLGITQDVLDILVEYEIDLRGIEIDKSGKIFLHFPNIDFAEFQHLMPKIRRIEGIEDVKTTPFMPIEREQNQLKALLKTLPDPVFSIDTKGLVLLVNEAVLSSLESEYTEIIGQEITELVKGFNFARWMDGKEVYAQTHKVKFIEQDFLADILPVKVSDGEGGEILAGAVLLLKSEYRLGQQLTVFHQISDDSFSQIQAQSSQMKRVVREAKKMAELDAPILLFGETGAGKELIARACHQASRRGTSPFLVLNCASIPDEVAEQELFGCASGSYGNEQGQVGLLEQAQSGTLFLDEVGDMSLQMQAKLLRVLQDGSFRRVGDAREVKVDVRIISTTQKDLSLMVQEGKFREDLYYRLNVLSLAIPPLRERKSDIIALAEFFLKQQSSKLGRRPPTLNKSCVDYLQSYPWPGNVRQLENALYRALSLLEKDEMGRDDVQLPSSMGAPSYFSEQIEGTLDQEVKRFEKDLLRRLYPSYPSTRQLAKKLGLSHTAIANKLREYGINKKTVKV, encoded by the coding sequence ATGCGTTTGGAAATCAGTTGTCAGGACAGATTAGGTATCACTCAGGATGTGTTGGATATCCTGGTTGAGTATGAAATTGATCTGCGCGGAATAGAGATCGATAAGTCCGGCAAAATATTTCTGCATTTTCCAAATATAGACTTTGCCGAGTTTCAGCATTTGATGCCGAAGATTCGTCGGATTGAAGGTATAGAAGATGTCAAAACGACGCCCTTTATGCCTATTGAGAGAGAGCAAAACCAGCTCAAGGCGCTGCTAAAAACTCTGCCGGACCCGGTTTTTTCCATCGATACCAAAGGCCTGGTATTGTTAGTCAATGAGGCTGTGCTATCCAGTCTGGAAAGCGAGTACACGGAGATCATTGGTCAGGAGATTACAGAGTTAGTGAAAGGCTTCAACTTTGCCCGTTGGATGGATGGCAAAGAAGTCTATGCCCAGACCCATAAAGTGAAGTTTATCGAACAGGATTTCCTCGCAGATATTTTGCCGGTCAAGGTGTCTGACGGTGAAGGCGGAGAAATTCTGGCGGGTGCCGTTCTGTTGCTCAAATCAGAGTACAGGCTGGGGCAGCAGTTGACGGTATTTCATCAAATCAGTGACGATTCTTTTTCTCAGATTCAGGCCCAGAGCTCGCAGATGAAAAGAGTGGTTCGCGAGGCCAAAAAGATGGCTGAGCTGGATGCACCTATACTGCTTTTCGGCGAAACCGGCGCGGGCAAAGAGCTCATCGCTCGAGCCTGTCATCAGGCCAGTCGCCGTGGCACCAGTCCCTTTCTGGTACTTAACTGCGCGTCCATACCCGATGAAGTGGCCGAGCAGGAATTGTTTGGCTGTGCATCGGGTAGCTACGGCAATGAACAGGGGCAAGTTGGCTTGCTGGAGCAGGCACAAAGCGGCACCTTGTTTCTGGATGAAGTAGGAGACATGTCATTGCAGATGCAGGCCAAGCTGCTGCGGGTATTGCAGGATGGTTCGTTCAGACGTGTTGGTGATGCCCGTGAAGTGAAAGTGGATGTGCGCATCATCAGTACCACGCAAAAAGATCTCAGCCTGATGGTACAGGAAGGCAAGTTCCGCGAAGACCTCTATTATCGCCTGAATGTACTGAGTCTGGCGATTCCGCCTTTGCGCGAGCGCAAGTCAGATATTATTGCCCTGGCTGAGTTTTTCCTGAAACAGCAAAGCAGTAAACTCGGGCGCAGACCGCCCACCCTGAACAAGTCCTGTGTGGACTATTTGCAGTCCTATCCCTGGCCAGGCAATGTGCGACAACTTGAGAACGCTCTGTACAGAGCGCTGAGCCTGTTGGAAAAAGACGAAATGGGCCGCGATGACGTGCAGCTCCCCAGTAGCATGGGGGCACCCAGCTATTTCAGTGAGCAGATTGAGGGTACCCTGGATCAGGAAGTAAAACGCTTTGAAAAAGATCTGTTACGTCGTTTGTACCCTTCCTATCCCAGTACTCGTCAACTGGCGAAAAAACTCGGTCTGAGCCATACCGCCATTGCCAATAAACTGCGTGAATATGGCATTAATAAGAAAACTGTAAAGGTATGA
- the maiA gene encoding maleylacetoacetate isomerase, translated as MSLKLYGYWRSSASYRVRIALNLKQLDYEIVPVHLVKEGGEQHLSPYTRLNPAELVPTLVDEDEDIILNQSLAIIEYLDERYDSGMPLLPEHKLQRARVRALAYDIAADIQPLVNLRVLQYIQQQYGVDDEEKAQWCRHWIGKGFSAIEERLQTTAGKYCFGFDLSLADVCLVPQVFNAQRFAVQMEDFPLISRIAANCNKLEAFERALPENQPDAG; from the coding sequence GTGAGCCTGAAGTTATACGGTTACTGGCGTTCGTCGGCCAGCTACAGGGTCAGGATTGCACTGAACCTTAAACAACTGGATTACGAAATCGTTCCGGTGCATCTGGTGAAAGAGGGCGGCGAGCAACATCTGTCGCCCTATACCCGTCTGAATCCCGCAGAGCTGGTACCGACGCTGGTGGATGAAGACGAAGATATTATTCTTAACCAGTCACTGGCGATTATTGAGTACCTCGACGAGCGCTATGATTCGGGCATGCCATTGTTGCCGGAGCATAAACTTCAGCGTGCCAGGGTAAGAGCTCTGGCCTATGACATTGCTGCGGATATTCAGCCTCTGGTAAATCTGCGCGTTTTGCAATATATCCAGCAACAGTATGGCGTTGATGATGAAGAAAAGGCTCAGTGGTGTCGCCATTGGATCGGTAAGGGCTTTAGTGCCATCGAAGAGCGTTTGCAAACTACAGCGGGCAAGTATTGCTTTGGCTTTGACCTGTCACTGGCAGATGTTTGCCTTGTGCCTCAGGTCTTTAACGCTCAGCGTTTTGCGGTTCAGATGGAGGACTTTCCGCTTATTTCCCGTATCGCTGCAAACTGCAATAAACTCGAGGCCTTTGAACGGGCGCTACCGGAAAATCAGCCGGACGCGGGATAA
- a CDS encoding IS3 family transposase (programmed frameshift), translating into MKVLTKRHYSVDFKLSVVQKSISSPDTVKSLAKQLGIHPSMLSRWRTELTRPHASTETSVKNEGPEKSYQSLEKENRRLKKELERAKLEAEILKKAQFVLRHKAQIRYEFIECYRSRRWPVTLMCEVLQVSTAGFYKWCRRVPGKREEANQTLLAFLLLTAEQEEGIPGYRKLWKAAVDEGFICSQNRVQRLLQASGYRSRASMKPGYQKPQPGMPVLPNLLNREFKVGKPNHVWTSDITQIRCAEGWLYIAVVLDLYSRNVVGWAASCLNSAELVKNALQGAWKKRQPTGSSLLFHSDQGCQYRSEKVIAWLHKRQVTISMSRKGNCWDNACTESFFAQMKKEWLSPLTIQSREETHLQAKWYIEEYYNTVRRHGTLNGVSPMAFEQQ; encoded by the exons ATGAAAGTCTTGACTAAACGGCATTACTCAGTGGACTTCAAATTATCTGTAGTACAGAAGTCCATTAGCTCACCAGATACGGTAAAATCCTTGGCGAAACAGTTGGGAATTCATCCCAGTATGCTATCCAGATGGAGAACCGAGTTGACCCGTCCACATGCGTCTACTGAGACAAGCGTTAAGAACGAAGGGCCGGAAAAAAGCTACCAGTCACTTGAGAAAGAGAACCGGCGCCTGAAAAAGGAATTAGAGCGCGCCAAGCTGGAGGCCGAAATCTTAAAAAAGGCGCAAT TCGTACTTCGCCACAAAGCTCAAATAAGATATGAGTTCATTGAGTGTTACCGCAGCCGACGTTGGCCGGTCACGCTCATGTGCGAAGTACTGCAGGTCTCTACAGCCGGTTTCTATAAATGGTGCAGAAGAGTCCCCGGTAAGCGAGAAGAAGCCAACCAGACGTTACTGGCGTTTCTGTTACTGACAGCCGAACAGGAAGAGGGCATACCGGGCTACCGCAAGCTCTGGAAGGCAGCGGTTGACGAGGGTTTTATCTGTAGTCAGAATCGCGTACAGCGGTTGCTACAAGCGTCAGGCTATCGTTCCCGTGCGAGCATGAAGCCAGGCTATCAGAAACCCCAGCCCGGTATGCCCGTGTTACCCAACCTGCTTAATCGGGAGTTTAAGGTAGGGAAACCGAATCATGTCTGGACCTCAGACATTACACAAATTCGCTGTGCAGAGGGCTGGCTCTATATTGCCGTGGTATTGGATTTATACTCGCGAAATGTTGTGGGATGGGCGGCCAGTTGTCTGAACAGTGCAGAGCTGGTTAAAAACGCTCTGCAAGGAGCCTGGAAAAAACGCCAGCCAACGGGAAGCTCACTGCTGTTTCATTCTGACCAGGGCTGTCAGTATCGCAGTGAAAAGGTCATCGCCTGGCTTCATAAGCGGCAGGTGACGATTAGCATGTCTCGTAAAGGCAATTGCTGGGATAATGCCTGTACAGAGAGCTTCTTCGCTCAGATGAAAAAGGAGTGGCTGAGCCCTCTGACGATCCAAAGCCGTGAGGAAACGCATTTACAGGCCAAGTGGTATATTGAAGAGTATTACAATACAGTAAGGCGCCATGGGACACTCAACGGAGTCAGCCCCATGGCTTTTGAACAACAGTAA
- a CDS encoding tryptophan 2,3-dioxygenase family protein, which translates to MKKNQQPVYYGEYLQLDKLLGAQTLQSSKYGPPAHEETLFIIVHQTYELWFKQILHELSSVMDVFCEQQVKDQQLTTVVHRLKRVISIQELLNDQIGIMETMSPQQFLSFRDYLVPASGFQSIQFKMLEISLGLKRGTRIDFDKQSFYNRLNQSDRDFLEQLEQKPSLFELTQSWLERLPLLEFGDFKFWQLYRDATEKMLASDEQIIRSNPTLSDKERRQEIKELESTRETFSTLWNEEKYSKWQADDQFRLSQKALMAALFINQYSEEPLFNLPYQFITCLTEIDEKLTIWRYRHAMMVQRMLGGKIGTGGSSGHEYLKRTTETNRIFQDFFNMATFLLPKEALPDLPVSVRQHLGFALSQN; encoded by the coding sequence ATGAAGAAGAATCAGCAACCCGTATATTATGGTGAATATTTGCAGTTGGACAAACTGCTTGGTGCACAGACCCTGCAGAGCAGCAAATATGGGCCGCCAGCTCATGAAGAGACGCTTTTTATTATTGTGCATCAGACCTATGAACTCTGGTTTAAGCAGATACTGCATGAGTTGTCTTCTGTGATGGATGTGTTTTGTGAGCAGCAAGTCAAAGATCAACAACTGACCACTGTGGTGCACAGACTCAAGAGGGTGATCAGCATTCAGGAATTGTTGAATGATCAAATCGGCATCATGGAGACCATGAGCCCCCAGCAGTTTTTGTCTTTTCGGGATTATCTGGTGCCGGCATCAGGCTTTCAGAGCATTCAGTTCAAGATGCTGGAAATTTCGTTGGGACTGAAACGCGGAACACGGATAGATTTTGACAAACAATCTTTCTATAACAGACTGAATCAGTCAGACCGTGACTTTCTCGAACAACTGGAACAAAAACCCAGCCTGTTCGAACTGACTCAGAGCTGGTTAGAACGGTTACCTTTGCTTGAGTTTGGTGATTTTAAGTTCTGGCAACTATACCGCGATGCGACTGAGAAAATGCTTGCCAGCGATGAGCAGATCATTCGCAGTAACCCGACCTTGTCTGACAAAGAGCGGCGTCAGGAAATAAAAGAGCTGGAAAGCACCAGAGAAACCTTTTCAACCTTATGGAATGAGGAAAAATACTCTAAATGGCAGGCCGATGATCAATTCAGGTTGTCACAAAAAGCCCTGATGGCAGCGTTGTTTATTAATCAATACAGTGAAGAACCTCTGTTTAACCTGCCGTATCAGTTTATCACCTGCCTGACCGAGATAGACGAGAAGCTGACCATCTGGCGCTATCGTCATGCCATGATGGTGCAGCGTATGCTGGGTGGCAAAATAGGTACCGGGGGATCTTCCGGTCACGAATACCTTAAGCGCACCACAGAAACCAATCGTATATTCCAGGATTTTTTCAATATGGCCACCTTTCTGTTACCGAAAGAGGCCTTACCGGATCTGCCAGTTTCTGTTAGACAGCATCTTGGGTTTGCCCTGAGTCAGAATTAA